The sequence TACCACTTTGGCCGGAGGTGACAACATTGATGCGCGCATCCACCGAGGTTTGATCCAACCCCTGATCCCAGTCATGTAGCGTCAGATTAATACCACCACTCAGCGGTTGCTGGGCATAGGGCCACTGCCACTGTCCACCAGCAATTTGAATTTGATTGGCTGATACACGCCACGGCAACCGCGCCAGCGGGGCGTCGTCACCGCGCTCAGTGAGGGTTAGCACCCCTTGCTGCTGTTGCCAACTCAGGTTCAGTAACAGCGGTTTGGAGAGATAGCCGGTGGTCAATACGCCGTCAAGCGCCCCCTGCTCAGGCCAATCATCCAGCGACAGTGGAATTTTAATCTTGCCGCTAAGTTCAAACGGCTGCGGAGTGCCGGGCACCGCAATTGAGAATTGATGCAGGCTAAGCTGCTGATTTTCATCCAGTATCGCGGCAAAGCTCAATTGTTGGCCCTGATAGCGCAACTCTTGACTAAACTTCTGCTGTGGGCGAGCGCTATCTTGGCTCGATGAGGTGAGGGTCAATTTACCGGCATATTGCTGCCACGGCGTAATCTGTAAATTGGCGATATCGAGATCCAGCACCGAAAGCTGCTGCTGCCAGTAGGCTAAATCTTGCGGTGCGCGCTCGCCACTGCTCGGTAATTGACTCAGGCAGGCGGTATCCAGCGCCACCTGACTGGCCGCCACTTGCCAGCGGCCTTGGTGGTAACCCAGCCTCAGGGCATCGATATTGGCGAGTGTGCAATCTTGTACCCGATAGCGCAGTTGCGGGAGCTGCAATGCGCCATCTTGCCACACCGGCGGGCTAGCTAAGGTGAGTTGGCTCCCTTCCGGCAACCAGTATTGGGCGATTTTCGGTAACCACTGCGGCAGGGTTTTCCATAACGCGATCAGAGAAATTGCGCTGATCAATAACAACCAACCCACTATTTTTGCGCATTTAGTCATGACTTGCCCTGTTTTATCACCGCGCTGACTCACGGTGTGCTTTAATCTCACTAATCTAAACTGCAATCTCGATAATCTAAGCTGCTGCAAGATACCACAATATAGCGTGATACCCTTGTAGCTCGAATATCACTGTTGCCATTGAAAACTGGAATAAAAACCTGACTTTTTTGGCATGAAAAAGTGACAACTGCTCTCCTTAGCTTATTGTTGCGGCAAATTGTATGATTTATTCAAATCTGTTAGATTGATCACACTATTTTGGCGGAGAAATCACGATGAAATTAGCCGTTTACAGTACTAAACAGTATGACCGCAAATACCTCGAGTTGGTCAACAAAGATTTTGGCTTTGAATTAGAGTTTTTCGATTTTCTGTTATCGCCGAAAACCGCAAAGATGGCGGCGGGCTGTGACGCAGTCTGTCTCTTCGTCAATGATGATGCTTGTCGCGCTACCCTGGAAGAGCTGAAGAGTGTCGGGGTCGAGATTCTGGCACTGCGCTGCGCGGGCTTCAATAACGTCGATCTGGAAGCGGCGAAGGAGCTGGGCATTCAGGTGGTGCGGGTTCCCGCCTACTCACCGGAAGCCGTTGCTGAACATACCGTCGGCATGATGTTGAGCCTCAACCGCCGCATTCACCGCGCCTATCAGCGCACCCGTGATGCTAACTTCTCGCTGGAGGGTTTGATTGGCTTCAATATGCACAATCGCACGGCGGGGATTATCGGCACCGGTAAAATTGGTGTCGCCACCATGCGTATCCTGAAAGGGTTTGGTATGCGTCTGCTGGCCTTCGATCCCTACCCAAGTGCACAAGCGCTGGAGTTGGGCGCGGAGTATGTGGATCTCAAAACCTTATATGCCGAATCTGATGTTATCTCGCTACACTGCCCGATGACCCCAGAGAACCACCATCTGCTGAATAAGCAATCATTTGACCAAATGAAAGATGGCGTGATGATCATCAATACCAGCCGTGGGGGTTTGATCGATTCGGTGGCCGCCATTGAAGCGCTGAAACAGCAAAAAATTGGCGCACTCGGTATGGATGTGTATGAAAATGAACGCGATCTGTTCTTTGAAGACAAATCCAATGACGTGATTCAGGATGACGTTTTCCGCCGCCTCTCTTCATGTCATAACGTGTTATTTACTGGCCATCAGGCATTTTTAACCGAAGAAGCGCTGACCAGTATTTCTGCCACCACCATGCAGAATATTGCTCAGTTAAAAAAGGGTGAACCTTGCCCGAATATCATTACCGTTTGATATCATTACCGCCTGATTAACTATAGCGGCGCGGCCCATGGAGGGGCCTAATAGTGGCATCCCGATGAGCTGGCATCCGTTAGCGACTTGGGCAAGCACCACGCATCAACGCCCACTCCTCGCACCGCTTACCATCGGGCAACTGACACATCCCGACACTACTGCCATTTAGTTGCTTAGCCAGGGTTAATACACCCCCGGCATTGGCACAATTGAGTGACGCGGGATTAGCCATGCTGACATTAGTGTGGGCACTGGTGGCCTGCTGCACTGGCTCATAAGCATTGTTGTTTGATACGGTATCGGTAGGATCATTGCTGCTGCAAGCGGCTAAAAAAAACACGGCGCCACCGACAAACCAAGATAATAAATTCATTCTTTTGCTCCGGCATAAGAGATATATAGCGCTATAATTGGCTTATATAATATCTGTTATCATTAAAACACAACACAAATAAGCATAAATACCCTCATTTAATTTAGCTTAGCATAAAGCGAATAGCCTAATTATCAGGGTATCTTGCCGCCTAAATGTTGAGAAAGTGATTAAATTGATATTAATCAGATAGAGAATCAGCGACCTAGAGTTGATACAAAATAAAAGGGAATAATGATGATTACTGATCTACTGCTACGAATTACCCTGGCGGGAGCGCTAGGTGGGTTAATTGGTTTTGAACGTCAATTGCGGGCTAAAGAGGCCGGGTTACGCACCCATATTCTGGTGGGTATTGGCAGTGCCATGTTTATGATCGTGTCAAAATATGGTTTTGAGGATCTATTGACACTGGAACACGTCAGCTTTGACCCCAGCCGTGTAGCAGCACAAGTCGTCAGCGGCATGGGGTTCCTTGGTGCCGGGACCATCATGATTCAAAAGCAGATGGTAAAAGGGCTAACCACCGCCGCCGGAATGTGGGTCACTGCCGCTATCGGTCTGGTGATTGGTAGCGGACTTTATGAAATTGGGATTTATGGCACGCTAGTGACACTGGTGGTGCTGGAGATCTTCCGCCAATTAAGTAACCGACTGATCGGTCAGCACCATTTTGTCTCTATTAAGCTGCTGTCGGAGAGTGTCCCGCGTATTTTGGTGGCTCTGCAAAAACTACAGCTACAACCCATTAATCTGTCAGTCACTCAAAAACATGAAAAAGGGGAAATTGACTGTGAACTCACCATGGAAGTGATGCTGTCACCGAAAAAGAACCTGCACGAGATTTATGAAAAATTATTGGCTATCGAGGGAATACATAAATTAGATATCAGATAATTGATCTATTAATCGATAACCCAGTTTATTGATCTCTGCGTTACCGCTAACCCGCGATAGCGCAGAGATATAAAGTGGATATGTGCTCCCCGTCTCCACCCTCTCTTATTAATGCATCGGTGTTTTGGATAATAAATTAATCACCAGCACGCCGGCAATAATCAGCGTCATACCCGCAATCGCCGCCCAATCCAGTTTTTGCTGATAGAGAAAAGTGGCGGCAACTGACACCAAAACAATCCCCAATCCTGACCAAATGGCATAAGCAATGCCCAATGGCATAGTTTTTACCACCTGCGAAAGCCCCCAAAAAGCAATACCATAGCCAATCACCACCACCACCGAGGGCACCAGGCGGGTAAAACCCTCGGAGGCTTTCAACATCGTGGTTGCCACCACCTCGGCCACAATTGCCATCAATAAATACATGAAACCGTTCATGGCTACTCTCTCATTTCACTATTGAGCTGACATTATGCCCACCCAGGTGTAAATGGTCATTAACTCCCGCTCTGCTTCACAATTATTTCACAAATATCCCCATTCAGCCGCCCCCGCTTATTCCTTGCCAGCTTATCGCCACACAAATGCGATAACTGGCAAAAATGCGCTCTGCTAGAATTTTGCTATTAGTTCAAATAATCCGTTAACGGTCAGATACGCCCAATATCCATTTTCTATGCATGACACCTGTTCTCTGCATAATAAGCAATGTGAAGGTACAAATTAATGATTACAACTGATGGTAACAGTGCCGTCGCTTCTGTAGCCTATCGTGCCAGTGAAGTGATTGCTATCTACCCTATTACGCCAAGTTCCACCATGGCCGAACAAGCTGATGCCTGGTCGGGTGACGGCAAAGTGAATATCTGGGGGGATGTGCCCCGCGTAGTGGAGATGCAGTCGGAAGGTGGGGCCATCGCCACCGTACATGGCGCACTGCAAACCGGCGCACTGTCGACCTCCTTTACCTCCTCGCAGGGATTGCTGTTGATGATCCCCACACTGTACAAATTGGCCGGCGAGCTGACCCCCTTTGTGCTCCATGTGGCCGCCCGCACCATTGCAACCCACGCGCTGTCAATTTTTGGTGACCACTCCGATGTCATGGCGGTGCGCCAGACCGGTTGCGCCCTGCTGTGTGCCAGCAGCGTGCAGGAAGCGCAGGATTTTGCTCTAATTTCTCAAGTGGCGACACTTAATAGCCGCATTCCTTTTATTCATTTCTTTGATGGTTTTCGCACCTCCCATGAAATCAATAAAATTGTCCCTCTCAGTGATGACACCCTGCGCCAGCTACTGCCGCAAAAAGGGATCGACGCTCACCGCAGCCGCGCGCTTTCGCCGGATCATCCAGTGGTGCGCGGCACGTCAGCCAACCCTGACACCTATTTCCAATCCCGTGAGGCCACTAACCCCTGGTATAACCAGACATATCAGCATGTTGCCGATGCCATGCAGGCGTTTGCTGAAGCAACCGGGCGCGAATATCAGCCATTTGAATATTACGGCCACCCACAAGCTGATCGTGTGATTATTCTGATGGGTTCCGCTATCGGCACCTGTGAAGAGGTGATTGATAGTTTGCTGACCCGTGGCGAGAGAGTCGGCGTGTTGAAGGTGCGCTTATTCCGCCCCTTCTCTGCTGAACATTTGCTGAGTGTATTGCCGCCATCGGCGACAAAAATTGCAGTGCTGGATCGCACCAAAGAGCCGGGAGCCTTAGCGGAGCCGCTCTATCTTGATGTCATGACGGCATTGGCGGAGGCTTATAGCCGTGGTGAACGCGCCACCTTGCCGAAGGTGATTGGTGGCCGCTATGGTCTATCCTCCAAAGAGTTTGGCCCCGATTGTGCACTCGCCATTTTCCAAGAGCTGTGCCTGGATCTACCGCGTCCGCGCTTCACGGTAGGGATTTTTGATGACGTGACCGGTCTGTCACTGCCACTGAGTGATGAGACAATCGAACAGCGGGCCACACTGGAAGCGCTATTTTATGGCCTCGGCAGTGACGGCTCTGTCTCGGCGACCAAAAACAGTATCAAAATTATCGGCAACAGCACCCCGCTCTATGCGCAGGGCTATTTTGTTTACGACTCGAAAAAGGCCGGCGGCCTGACGGTCTCACACTTGCGCGTCAGCGAAACGCCGATCAACTCCGCATATTTGGTCAGTCACGCCGATTTTGTCGGCTGCCACCAATTGCAGTTTATCGATATCTACCAAATGGCTGAACGACTGAAGCCCGGCGGTATTTTTCTGATTAATACGCCTTTTAGCGCCGATGAAATGTGGCCGCGACTGCCGCAGGAAGTTCAGGCGGTGCTGCATCAGCGCAATGCGCGTCTGTTTGTGATTAATGCCGCGAAAATCGCCCGTGAATGCAAGCTGGGTGCGCGCATCAATACCGTGATGCAGATGGCGTTCTTCCATCTGACACAAATCCTGCCCAGCGCGATGGCGCAAGAGCAGTTACGCACCGCCATTGAACGCAGCTACAGCAATAAGGGGCCAGAAATTGTCACCCGCAACTGGCAGGCGCTGGATGCCACGCTGGCAGCACTGGTGGAAATTCCGCTGCAACCTATTAATGAGCACAGCCCGATGCGCCCGCCTATTGTCTCCGATCAGGCGCCCGATTTTGTCAAAACCGTCACCGCAACCATGTTGGCAGGTCTGGGTGATGCGCTGCCGGTCTCCGCCTTCCCGCCCGATGGCACTTGGCCGCTGGGCACCACAGCCTGGGAAAAACGTAATATCGCGGAAAATATCCCTATCTGGCAGCCCGACCTCTGTACCCAATGTAACCATTGTGTCGCCGCCTGCCCGCACTCGGCAATCCGCGCCAAAGTGATACCACCGGATGCAATGGCTGGTGCACCAGAGAGCCTACAATCATTGGATGTTAAAGCGCGCGATATGCGCGGACAAAAATATGTGCTGCAAGTCGCGCCAGAGGATTGCACCGGATGCAACCTGTGCTACGAAGTCTGCCCGGCGAAAGATCGCCAAAACCCTGAAATCAGAGCCATCAACATGAAACCACGGCTGGAGCATCTGGTGGCAGAGAGAGGCCACTATGACTTCTTCCTCCAGTTGCCGGAGATCGATAAAACGCAAATGGAGCGCATTGATATCCGCACCTCACAGCTGATTTCGCCGCTGTTTGAGTACTCCGGCGCCTGTTCCGGTTGCGGTGAAACCCCCTACATTAAGTTGCTGACGCAGTTATATGGCGACCGCCTGTTGATTGCCAATGCCACCGGTTGCTCCTCCATTTATGGCGGCAACTTGCCGACCACCCCCTATACCACCAATGCCGAGGGCCGAGGGCCGGCATGGGCTAACTCGCTGTTTGAAGATAACGCCGAGTTTGGTTTGGGCTTCCGCCTGACGGTTGATCAACATCGCCAACGTGTCACTCGCTTGATCAATGAGCTGGCCCGCCAACTGCCGCCGGAGTTGGTCACGCAATTGCTCCATGAGGAGGCCCCTCCTGAAGTTCGCCGCCAGCAGGTGATGCAACTGCGCCAGTTGTTAGTGGATATTCCCGGCAGTGATGCGCAGCAATTAGCCACCGACGCCGATTATCTGGTGGATAAATCTATCTGGCTAATTGGCGGCGACGGCTGGGCCTATGACATCGGTTTTGGCGGCCTTGACCACGTGCTGAGCCTGACAGAAAACGTCAATGTGCTGGTGCTGGACACCCAATGCTACTCCAACACCGGCGGTCAGCAATCCAAAGCCACGCCACTGGGCGCTGTCACTAAATTTGGTGAGCATGGAAAACGCAAGGCGCGCAAAGATTTAGGCGTCAGCATGATGATGTACGGCCATGTTTATGTGGCACAGATCTCCCTCGGCGCACAGCTCAATCAAACGGTGAAAGCCATTCAGGAAGCGGAAGCCTACCCCGGCCCATCACTGATTATCGCCTACAGTCCTTGTGAGGAGCACGGCTACGATCTGGCCTACAGCCATGATCAGATGAAACAATTAACCGCCACCGGTTTCTGGCCGCTATATCGTTTCGATCCGCGCCGCACAGCAGAGGGTAAAGCCGCCCTGGCGCTGGACTCTCGCCCACCGAGCAGCGACCTGACTACCACGCTGCTTAAGGAGCAACGCTTCCGCCGACTCAATACCCAAGAGCCAGAGGTTGCCGCGCAGCTGTATGCCGCCGCCGAGGAAGACCTAAAAAGACGCTATGATTTCCTGAGCTTGCTGGCTGGCAAAGCAGAGATAGCGCCAACCGAGTGATAAGTTAATCCGCAAAAATAACCAGCCAGTCAGCTTTCACTGACTGGCTTTTTAGTGACGGAAAACTATTACTAATTAAAGACTATAAATTTTCGCCATTGGTGCTAATAACATCTTGATACCAATAGAAGCTTTTTTTGCGGTAGCGCTCCAGGGTGCCATTGCCGTCATTATCCTGATCAACATAAATGAAACCGTAACGTTTATTCATTTCTGACGTTGATGCGCTAATAAGATCAATAGGAGCCCATGAGGTGTAGCCCATCAATTCGACCCCATCCTTAACCGCCTCTTTCATCTCTTTTAAATGAGAACGGAAGAACTCAATACGATAATCATCATTGATTTGATGGTTTTCATCAATCTGATCGACAGCACCCATGCCATTCTCCACCACAAATAGTGGGATCTGATAGCGGTCGTACATATCATTTAATGCAATACGCAAGCCAATGGGGTCAATTTGCCAGTCCCAGTCGGTCGTTTTCAAGTAGGGGTTTTTAACGCCACCGGCAATATTCCCCCCCACTTTATCCATCTTGTCAGCATTAACACTGGTGACCAGTGACATGTAGTAGCTGAATGAGAGGAAATCAACAGTATGTTGTTGCAGGATCTCCTCATCACCCGGTTGCATGACGATATTAATGCCTTTTTCTGCAAAGCGGCGCGTCATGTGGCGTGGATAGCGACCGCGGATTTGCACATCAGAGAAGAAATAGTTT comes from Yersinia bercovieri ATCC 43970 and encodes:
- a CDS encoding 2-hydroxyacid dehydrogenase, with the translated sequence MKLAVYSTKQYDRKYLELVNKDFGFELEFFDFLLSPKTAKMAAGCDAVCLFVNDDACRATLEELKSVGVEILALRCAGFNNVDLEAAKELGIQVVRVPAYSPEAVAEHTVGMMLSLNRRIHRAYQRTRDANFSLEGLIGFNMHNRTAGIIGTGKIGVATMRILKGFGMRLLAFDPYPSAQALELGAEYVDLKTLYAESDVISLHCPMTPENHHLLNKQSFDQMKDGVMIINTSRGGLIDSVAAIEALKQQKIGALGMDVYENERDLFFEDKSNDVIQDDVFRRLSSCHNVLFTGHQAFLTEEALTSISATTMQNIAQLKKGEPCPNIITV
- a CDS encoding DUF333 domain-containing protein, which translates into the protein MNLLSWFVGGAVFFLAACSSNDPTDTVSNNNAYEPVQQATSAHTNVSMANPASLNCANAGGVLTLAKQLNGSSVGMCQLPDGKRCEEWALMRGACPSR
- a CDS encoding MgtC/SapB family protein produces the protein MITDLLLRITLAGALGGLIGFERQLRAKEAGLRTHILVGIGSAMFMIVSKYGFEDLLTLEHVSFDPSRVAAQVVSGMGFLGAGTIMIQKQMVKGLTTAAGMWVTAAIGLVIGSGLYEIGIYGTLVTLVVLEIFRQLSNRLIGQHHFVSIKLLSESVPRILVALQKLQLQPINLSVTQKHEKGEIDCELTMEVMLSPKKNLHEIYEKLLAIEGIHKLDIR
- a CDS encoding DMT family transporter → MNGFMYLLMAIVAEVVATTMLKASEGFTRLVPSVVVVIGYGIAFWGLSQVVKTMPLGIAYAIWSGLGIVLVSVAATFLYQQKLDWAAIAGMTLIIAGVLVINLLSKTPMH
- the nifJ gene encoding pyruvate:ferredoxin (flavodoxin) oxidoreductase; its protein translation is MITTDGNSAVASVAYRASEVIAIYPITPSSTMAEQADAWSGDGKVNIWGDVPRVVEMQSEGGAIATVHGALQTGALSTSFTSSQGLLLMIPTLYKLAGELTPFVLHVAARTIATHALSIFGDHSDVMAVRQTGCALLCASSVQEAQDFALISQVATLNSRIPFIHFFDGFRTSHEINKIVPLSDDTLRQLLPQKGIDAHRSRALSPDHPVVRGTSANPDTYFQSREATNPWYNQTYQHVADAMQAFAEATGREYQPFEYYGHPQADRVIILMGSAIGTCEEVIDSLLTRGERVGVLKVRLFRPFSAEHLLSVLPPSATKIAVLDRTKEPGALAEPLYLDVMTALAEAYSRGERATLPKVIGGRYGLSSKEFGPDCALAIFQELCLDLPRPRFTVGIFDDVTGLSLPLSDETIEQRATLEALFYGLGSDGSVSATKNSIKIIGNSTPLYAQGYFVYDSKKAGGLTVSHLRVSETPINSAYLVSHADFVGCHQLQFIDIYQMAERLKPGGIFLINTPFSADEMWPRLPQEVQAVLHQRNARLFVINAAKIARECKLGARINTVMQMAFFHLTQILPSAMAQEQLRTAIERSYSNKGPEIVTRNWQALDATLAALVEIPLQPINEHSPMRPPIVSDQAPDFVKTVTATMLAGLGDALPVSAFPPDGTWPLGTTAWEKRNIAENIPIWQPDLCTQCNHCVAACPHSAIRAKVIPPDAMAGAPESLQSLDVKARDMRGQKYVLQVAPEDCTGCNLCYEVCPAKDRQNPEIRAINMKPRLEHLVAERGHYDFFLQLPEIDKTQMERIDIRTSQLISPLFEYSGACSGCGETPYIKLLTQLYGDRLLIANATGCSSIYGGNLPTTPYTTNAEGRGPAWANSLFEDNAEFGLGFRLTVDQHRQRVTRLINELARQLPPELVTQLLHEEAPPEVRRQQVMQLRQLLVDIPGSDAQQLATDADYLVDKSIWLIGGDGWAYDIGFGGLDHVLSLTENVNVLVLDTQCYSNTGGQQSKATPLGAVTKFGEHGKRKARKDLGVSMMMYGHVYVAQISLGAQLNQTVKAIQEAEAYPGPSLIIAYSPCEEHGYDLAYSHDQMKQLTATGFWPLYRFDPRRTAEGKAALALDSRPPSSDLTTTLLKEQRFRRLNTQEPEVAAQLYAAAEEDLKRRYDFLSLLAGKAEIAPTE